A genomic segment from Sciurus carolinensis chromosome 1, mSciCar1.2, whole genome shotgun sequence encodes:
- the Hpdl gene encoding 4-hydroxyphenylpyruvate dioxygenase-like protein, which yields MAAHIRRLCHIAFHVPAGQPLARDLQRLFGFQPLAAREAGGWRQLALRSGDAIFLVNEGAGPGEPLYGLDPRHAVPSATNLCFDVDDASAAARALATRGCRVPVPPVNVRDAQGAATYTVVSSPAGNLSLTLLERAGYHGPFLPGFGPVSSKADSGWVSHVDHLTLACMPGSSPKLRRWFQDCLGFHHLPLNPGEDPELGLEVVVQSGHGGLRLTALQTPSGSVVPTLVLAESLPGATNKQDQVEQFLVRHRGPGLQHVGLYTPNIMEASEGMAVAGGRLLTPPEAYYQQPGKEGQILAAGFKPSLLARQGILLDGDKGKFLLQVFTKSLFAEDTFFLELIQRQGATGFGQDNIRALWQSMQEEAARGQ from the coding sequence ATGGCCGCACACATCCGCCGTCTGTGTCATATTGCCTTCCACGTGCCGGCCGGGCAGCCGCTGGCCCGGGACCTGCAGCGTCTCTTTGGCTTCCAGCCCCTGGCGGCGCGGGAGGCGGGTGGCTGGCGACAGTTGGCCCTACGCAGCGGAGACGCAATCTTTTTGGTGAACGAGGGCGCGGGGCCCGGGGAGCCGCTGTACGGTCTAGACCCGCGTCACGCTGTGCCCAGCGCCACGAACTTGTGTTTCGACGTAGACGATGCGAGCGCCGCCGCCCGAGCGCTGGCCACCCGGGGCTGCCGGGTACCGGTGCCCCCAGTTAACGTGCGGGATGCGCAGGGCGCCGCCACCTACACTGTAGTCAGCTCGCCGGCTGGCAACCTCAGCCTGACGTTGCTGGAGCGCGCCGGCTATCACGGGCCCTTCCTGCCAGGCTTCGGACCCGTGTCCTCCAAGGCCGACTCCGGTTGGGTCAGCCACGTGGACCACTTGACCTTGGCCTGCATGCCCGGCAGCTCCCCAAAGCTTAGGCGCTGGTTCCAGGACTGCCTGGGCTTTCACCACTTGCCGTTGAACCCAGGGGAGGATCCCGAGCTGGGCCTCGAAGTGGTAGTTCAGTCGGGGCATGGGGGGCTGCGACTCACCGCCCTGCAGACCCCATCCGGCAGTGTTGTTCCCACCCTCGTGCTGGCCGAGTCTCTGCCGGGAGCTACCAATAAACAGGACCAGGTGGAACAATTTCTGGTCCGGCACAGGGGGCCGGGCCTGCAGCATGTAGGACTGTACACACCGAACATCATGGAGGCCAGTGAAGGGATGGCAGTGGCCGGAGGCCGGCTCCTGACACCTCCCGAAGCCTACTACCAACAGCCAGGCAAAGAAGGGCAGATCCTAGCTGCAGGGTTCAAGCCTAGCCTTCTGGCCCGACAGGGAATCCTGCTAGATGGAGATAAAGGCAAGTTTCTGCTTCAGGTCTTCACTAAGTCCCTCTTTGCTGAGGATACCTTCTTCTTGGAGCTGATTCAGAGGCAAGGGGCCACAGGATTTGGCCAGGACAACATCCGTGCACTATGGCAATCCATGCAAGAGGAAGCTGCCAGGGGCCAGTAA